A portion of the Enterobacter sp. SA187 genome contains these proteins:
- a CDS encoding CidB/LrgB family autolysis modulator — translation MMASIWWSLPLTLAVFFAARKLATRFRIPLLNPLLVSMVVIIPFLLLTGIPYERYFQGSKILNDLLQPAVVALAYPLYEQLHQIRARWKSIITICFVGSLVAMITGTSIALLMGATPEIAASILPKSVTTPIAMAVGGSLGGIPAISAMCVIFVGILGAVFGHTLLNVMRIRTKASRGLAMGTASHALGTARCAELDYQEGAFSSLALVICGIITSLLAPFVFPLILAVMG, via the coding sequence ATGATGGCTTCGATCTGGTGGTCTTTGCCGCTCACGCTGGCGGTATTCTTCGCGGCGCGCAAACTGGCGACCCGTTTTCGTATCCCGTTACTGAACCCGCTGCTGGTTTCCATGGTGGTGATCATCCCTTTTCTGCTGCTGACCGGCATTCCTTATGAGCGTTACTTTCAGGGCAGTAAAATTCTCAACGATCTGCTGCAACCGGCGGTGGTGGCGCTGGCGTATCCCTTATACGAACAGCTGCATCAGATCCGCGCCCGCTGGAAATCCATCATCACCATCTGTTTTGTCGGCAGCCTGGTGGCGATGATCACCGGGACATCTATTGCGCTGCTGATGGGAGCGACGCCGGAAATCGCCGCCTCCATCCTGCCGAAATCCGTGACCACGCCCATTGCCATGGCGGTAGGCGGCAGCCTCGGCGGTATTCCCGCCATCAGCGCCATGTGCGTGATTTTTGTCGGTATTCTGGGCGCGGTGTTCGGCCATACCCTGCTTAATGTGATGCGTATTCGCACCAAAGCATCGCGCGGCCTGGCGATGGGTACCGCCTCGCACGCGCTGGGCACTGCCCGCTGCGCCGAGCTGGATTATCAGGAGGGCGCGTTCAGTTCGCTGGCGCTGGTGATCTGCGGCATTATCACCTCGCTGCTGGCCCCCTTTGTCTTCCCGCTGATCCTTGCGGTGATGGGCTAA
- the mglA gene encoding galactose/methyl galactoside ABC transporter ATP-binding protein MglA — translation MVSNTTQSSGEFLLEMSGINKSFPGVKALDNVNLKVRPHSIHALMGENGAGKSTLLKCLFGIYQKDSGSILFQGKEIDFHSTKEALENGISMVHQELNLVLQRSVMDNMWLGRYPTKGVFVDQDKMYKDTKDIFDELDIDIDPKARVGTLSVSQMQMIEIAKAFSYDAKIVIMDEPTSSLTEKEVNHLFKIIRKLKDRGCGIVYISHKMEEIFQLCDEITILRDGQWIATQPLEGLDMDKIIAMMVGRSLNQRFPDKQNVPGETILEVRNLTSLRQPSIRDVSFDLRKGEILGIAGLVGAKRTDIVETLFGIREKSSGTIKLHDKPINNHTANEAINNGFALVTEERRSTGIYAYLDIGFNSLISNIQNYKNKVGLLDNSRMKSDTQWVIDAMRVKTPGHRTQIGSLSGGNQQKVIIGRWLLTQPEILMLDEPTRGIDVGAKFEIYQLIAELAKKGKGIIIISSEMPELLGITDRILVMSNGLVSGIVDTKTTTQNEILRLASLHL, via the coding sequence ATGGTCAGCAATACTACTCAGTCGTCAGGCGAATTCTTGTTGGAAATGAGCGGTATCAACAAGTCGTTTCCTGGCGTTAAGGCGCTCGATAATGTGAATTTAAAAGTTCGTCCACATTCCATCCATGCATTAATGGGTGAGAACGGGGCGGGCAAATCCACATTGTTAAAATGCCTTTTTGGGATCTATCAAAAAGATTCCGGCAGCATTCTTTTTCAGGGGAAAGAGATCGATTTCCATTCAACTAAAGAAGCACTGGAAAACGGTATCTCTATGGTTCACCAGGAATTAAACCTGGTATTACAGCGTTCTGTAATGGACAACATGTGGCTGGGGCGTTATCCCACCAAAGGCGTGTTTGTCGATCAGGACAAAATGTATAAAGACACCAAAGATATTTTCGACGAACTGGATATTGATATTGACCCGAAAGCGCGCGTCGGTACCTTATCTGTTTCGCAAATGCAGATGATTGAGATCGCTAAAGCGTTCTCCTATGACGCCAAAATCGTCATCATGGATGAACCGACCTCATCGCTGACGGAAAAAGAAGTTAATCATCTGTTCAAAATTATCCGCAAGCTGAAAGATCGCGGCTGCGGCATCGTCTATATCTCGCACAAAATGGAAGAGATCTTCCAGCTGTGTGATGAAATCACCATTCTGCGCGACGGACAGTGGATTGCCACCCAGCCGCTGGAAGGGCTGGATATGGACAAGATCATCGCCATGATGGTGGGCCGCTCGCTGAACCAGCGTTTCCCGGACAAACAAAACGTCCCTGGCGAAACCATTCTGGAAGTGCGCAACCTGACCTCACTGCGGCAGCCTTCCATTCGCGATGTCTCTTTCGATCTGCGTAAAGGCGAAATCCTCGGTATTGCCGGGCTGGTGGGGGCGAAGCGTACCGATATTGTGGAAACCCTGTTTGGTATCCGCGAAAAATCATCCGGTACCATTAAGCTGCACGATAAGCCGATTAATAACCACACCGCTAACGAAGCCATTAATAACGGCTTTGCGCTGGTGACGGAAGAGCGCCGCTCAACGGGCATTTACGCCTATCTGGACATTGGATTTAACTCACTTATTTCCAATATTCAGAACTACAAAAACAAAGTCGGTCTGCTGGATAACTCCCGCATGAAGAGCGATACCCAGTGGGTAATTGACGCCATGCGCGTTAAAACGCCGGGTCATCGCACGCAGATTGGTTCCCTCTCCGGTGGTAACCAGCAGAAAGTCATTATCGGCCGCTGGTTGCTGACCCAGCCGGAAATCCTGATGCTCGATGAACCGACGCGCGGTATCGACGTAGGTGCGAAATTTGAAATTTACCAGTTGATTGCAGAGCTGGCTAAGAAAGGCAAAGGGATCATTATCATTTCGTCTGAAATGCCGGAATTGTTAGGGATCACTGACCGTATTCTGGTAATGAGCAATGGCCTCGTTTCCGGAATTGTTGACACTAAAACGACAACGCAAAACGAAATTTTGCGTCTTGCGTCTTTGCACCTTTAA
- the mglB gene encoding galactose/glucose ABC transporter substrate-binding protein MglB, which produces MNKKVLTLSAVMASMLFGAAANAADTRIGVTIYKYDDNFMSVVRKAIEKDAKEAQGVELLMNDSQNDQSKQNDQIDVLLAKGVKALAINLVDPAAAGTVIEKARGQNVPIVFYNKEPSRKALDSYDKAYYVGTDSKESGIIQGDLIAKHWAANQGWDLNKDGQIQFVLLKGEPGHPDAEARTTYVIKELNDKGIKTQQLQMDTAMWDTAMAKDKMDAWLSGPNANKIEVVIANNDAMAMGAVEALKAHNKSAVPVFGVDALPEALALVKSGALAGTVLNDANNQAKATFDLAKNLADGKEATAGTNWKLDNKVVRIPYVGVDKENLSQFSNK; this is translated from the coding sequence ATGAATAAGAAGGTTTTGACTCTGTCTGCTGTTATGGCAAGCATGCTTTTTGGCGCGGCTGCAAATGCTGCGGATACCCGCATTGGTGTGACCATTTATAAATACGACGACAACTTCATGTCTGTTGTACGTAAAGCAATTGAGAAAGATGCTAAAGAAGCGCAGGGCGTTGAACTGCTGATGAACGACTCGCAGAACGACCAGTCCAAACAGAACGACCAGATCGACGTTCTGCTGGCAAAAGGCGTGAAAGCCCTGGCTATTAACCTGGTTGACCCGGCAGCGGCGGGCACGGTTATCGAAAAAGCACGTGGTCAAAACGTTCCTATCGTTTTCTACAACAAAGAACCTTCACGTAAAGCGCTGGACAGCTACGACAAAGCTTATTACGTCGGTACTGACTCTAAAGAGTCCGGTATTATCCAGGGCGATCTGATTGCCAAACACTGGGCGGCTAACCAGGGCTGGGATCTGAACAAAGACGGCCAGATCCAGTTCGTGCTGCTGAAAGGCGAGCCGGGCCACCCGGATGCTGAAGCACGTACCACTTACGTTATCAAAGAGCTGAATGACAAGGGCATCAAAACCCAGCAGCTGCAAATGGATACCGCCATGTGGGATACCGCAATGGCGAAAGACAAAATGGACGCGTGGCTCTCTGGCCCGAACGCTAACAAAATCGAAGTGGTTATCGCCAACAACGATGCGATGGCAATGGGCGCGGTAGAAGCGCTGAAAGCCCACAACAAATCAGCAGTGCCGGTATTTGGCGTGGATGCCCTGCCAGAAGCGCTGGCACTGGTTAAATCTGGCGCGCTGGCCGGTACCGTTCTGAACGATGCCAACAACCAGGCGAAAGCCACCTTCGATCTGGCGAAAAACCTGGCCGACGGTAAAGAAGCCACTGCCGGCACCAACTGGAAACTCGACAATAAAGTTGTCCGTATTCCTTACGTTGGTGTTGATAAAGAAAACCTCTCTCAGTTCAGCAACAAATAA
- a CDS encoding DedA family protein produces the protein MDINGLIAQYGYAALVIGSVAEGETITLLGGVAAHQGLLRFWLVVAAVALGGMIGDQLLYLLGRRYGERILRRFSRHQKKITRAQKLIQRRPYLFVIGTRFMYGFRIIGPLLIGASRLPPKVFLPLNILGAIVWALIFTTLGYVGGEVIGPWLHHLDQHLKHGVWIVLALAIALALRYWFTRRRDKDDE, from the coding sequence GTGGATATAAACGGTCTGATAGCCCAGTACGGCTATGCGGCGCTGGTGATCGGCAGCGTGGCGGAAGGTGAAACCATTACCCTGCTCGGCGGCGTGGCGGCCCATCAGGGTTTGCTTCGTTTCTGGCTGGTGGTGGCGGCGGTGGCGCTCGGCGGTATGATTGGCGACCAGCTGTTGTACCTGCTCGGGCGGCGTTACGGCGAGCGCATTCTGCGACGCTTTTCCCGTCACCAGAAGAAAATCACCCGCGCGCAGAAACTGATCCAGCGGCGGCCTTATCTCTTTGTGATCGGCACGCGCTTTATGTACGGTTTTCGCATTATCGGCCCGCTACTGATTGGCGCGAGCCGCCTGCCGCCAAAAGTCTTTCTGCCGCTGAATATTCTGGGGGCCATTGTCTGGGCGCTGATTTTCACCACCCTGGGCTATGTGGGCGGCGAGGTGATAGGACCCTGGCTGCACCATCTGGATCAGCATCTGAAGCATGGGGTGTGGATCGTTCTGGCGCTGGCGATTGCCCTGGCGCTGCGTTACTGGTTTACCCGCCGTCGCGATAAGGACGACGAATAA
- a CDS encoding CidA/LrgA family protein encodes MNKSLIVVWQYLRAFVLIYACLYAGIFIASLLPITIPGSIIGMLIMFLLLALQILPAKWVNPGCYVLIRYMALLFVPIGVGVMQYYDVLIAQFGPVVVSCAVSTLVVFLVVSWSSHIVHGERKIVGEKEQKQ; translated from the coding sequence ATGAATAAATCACTCATTGTTGTCTGGCAATATCTGCGTGCGTTTGTCCTGATTTATGCCTGTCTGTACGCGGGTATCTTTATCGCCTCGCTGCTGCCGATCACCATTCCGGGCAGCATTATCGGCATGCTGATTATGTTCCTGCTGCTGGCGCTGCAAATTCTGCCGGCAAAATGGGTGAACCCCGGCTGCTATGTATTGATCCGCTATATGGCGCTGCTGTTCGTGCCCATTGGCGTCGGCGTGATGCAATATTATGACGTGCTGATCGCCCAGTTCGGGCCGGTAGTGGTCTCCTGCGCCGTCAGTACGCTGGTGGTATTTCTGGTGGTCAGCTGGAGTTCGCACATTGTGCACGGCGAACGCAAAATCGTCGGTGAGAAGGAGCAGAAACAATGA
- the sanA gene encoding outer membrane permeability protein SanA — protein sequence MLKRLFYSLLVLIGLLLFTALGLDRWISWKTAPYIYDDLQDLPYRQVGVVLGTAKYYRTGVINQYYRYRIQGALNAYNSGKVNYLLLSGDNAQQSYNEPVTMRKDLIAGGVDPQDIVLDYAGFRTLDSIVRTRKVFDTNDFIIITQRFHCERALFIALHMGIQAQCYAVPSPKDMLTVRIREFGARLGALADLYVFKREPRFLGPLVPIPNVSETTDDAQGYPAVTPEQLSEQLSKPKGR from the coding sequence ATGTTGAAGCGTTTGTTTTACAGCCTGTTAGTCCTCATCGGCTTGCTGCTGTTTACTGCGCTTGGACTGGACCGCTGGATCAGCTGGAAAACTGCGCCTTATATCTACGACGATTTGCAGGATTTGCCCTACCGACAGGTGGGGGTGGTGCTCGGTACCGCCAAATATTACCGCACCGGCGTCATCAATCAGTATTACCGTTACCGCATTCAGGGAGCGCTCAACGCCTATAACAGCGGCAAGGTGAATTACCTGTTGCTGAGCGGCGATAACGCCCAGCAGAGCTACAACGAGCCGGTGACCATGCGTAAGGATTTGATTGCCGGTGGCGTCGATCCGCAGGATATCGTGCTGGATTACGCGGGCTTCCGTACGCTGGATTCCATTGTGCGCACGCGTAAAGTCTTCGATACCAACGACTTTATTATTATCACCCAGCGTTTTCACTGCGAGCGGGCGCTGTTTATCGCCCTGCATATGGGGATCCAGGCGCAGTGTTATGCCGTGCCGTCGCCGAAAGATATGCTGACCGTGCGCATCCGTGAATTTGGCGCGCGGCTCGGCGCGCTGGCGGATCTGTATGTCTTCAAACGCGAGCCGCGTTTCCTTGGGCCGCTGGTGCCTATTCCGAACGTCAGTGAAACTACTGACGACGCGCAGGGCTATCCGGCGGTGACGCCGGAGCAGCTCAGTGAGCAGCTGAGCAAGCCTAAAGGCCGTTAG
- a CDS encoding EAL and HDOD domain-containing protein — protein sequence MYSFIARQPVFDKNMSTVAYELLFRDGMTNRFPDVSPEYATRQIISDLFLSTSLPKLVGNNNCFINFPPEMIVQGFADTLPHDKVVIEILETAKPTDELFDAVRRLFGWGFKIALDDFTLENGWERFMPYISIVKFDIRAYSFEEITQYINQHKKHLSKVKLLAEKVETAEEFERYKAFGFHLYQGYFYSKPEIIKNKRLAPGKVLQLQLIQEVNTPNPDMFKVENYLKRDLTLSYTLMRYTKNVLFKNRGIVLGKNATLRDTLLYLGINEVRRFVSISCLTNMADVKTDQLYHMSLVRGMFCELMAKETGNARLSGDAFFCGLFSLLDTILGISMEDLFRQILLPENVMNALTKHEGVIWQFLTLARLYEEQDWDNAGALLDSFKLDQATVIGAMQQSIEWADNISA from the coding sequence ATGTATTCATTCATCGCCCGGCAACCGGTATTTGACAAGAACATGTCGACGGTCGCCTATGAGTTGCTCTTTCGCGACGGCATGACGAATCGGTTTCCGGATGTCTCGCCGGAATACGCCACCAGACAGATCATCTCCGATCTGTTTCTCTCGACCTCACTACCCAAGCTGGTCGGCAATAATAACTGTTTTATCAATTTCCCGCCGGAGATGATCGTCCAGGGCTTTGCGGATACGCTGCCTCATGACAAAGTGGTGATCGAAATCCTCGAAACGGCAAAACCCACCGATGAGCTCTTTGACGCGGTGCGTCGTCTGTTTGGCTGGGGCTTCAAGATTGCGCTGGATGACTTTACGCTGGAGAACGGCTGGGAACGCTTTATGCCGTACATCAGCATTGTGAAGTTCGACATCCGCGCTTACTCCTTTGAAGAAATTACCCAGTACATCAACCAGCATAAGAAACACCTCAGTAAGGTAAAATTGCTGGCGGAAAAAGTCGAAACCGCCGAGGAATTTGAACGCTACAAAGCCTTCGGTTTTCACTTATATCAGGGTTATTTCTACAGTAAGCCGGAAATTATCAAAAACAAGCGCCTGGCCCCCGGTAAGGTATTACAGCTTCAGCTTATTCAGGAAGTGAACACCCCTAATCCTGATATGTTCAAAGTTGAGAATTACCTCAAGCGTGATTTGACCCTCTCCTATACCCTGATGCGTTACACCAAAAATGTGCTGTTTAAAAACCGCGGCATTGTACTGGGTAAAAACGCCACCCTCAGGGATACGCTGCTTTATTTAGGCATTAACGAAGTGCGGCGCTTTGTCTCCATTTCCTGCCTGACCAATATGGCGGATGTGAAAACCGACCAGCTCTATCATATGAGCCTGGTGCGCGGCATGTTCTGTGAACTGATGGCGAAAGAAACCGGCAACGCGCGGCTTTCGGGCGATGCCTTTTTCTGCGGCCTGTTCTCGCTGCTCGACACCATTCTGGGCATTTCCATGGAAGATCTGTTCCGGCAAATTCTGCTGCCGGAGAACGTCATGAACGCGTTAACGAAGCACGAAGGGGTGATCTGGCAATTCCTGACGCTGGCCCGTCTTTACGAGGAACAGGACTGGGATAACGCCGGCGCGCTGCTGGACAGCTTTAAGCTGGATCAGGCGACGGTTATCGGGGCGATGCAGCAGTCGATTGAGTGGGCCGATAATATCTCGGCCTAA
- the mglC gene encoding galactose/methyl galactoside ABC transporter permease MglC, with the protein MSALNKKSFLTYLKEGGIYVVLLVLLAIIIFQDPTFLSLLNLSNILTQSSVRIIIALGVAGLIVTQGTDLSAGRQVGLAAVVAATLLQSMENANKVFPEMATMPIIAVVAIVCVIGAIIGLINGIIIAYLNVTPFITTLGTMIIVYGINSLYYDFVGASPISGFDSGFSTFTQGFVALGTFRLSYITFYALIAVAFVWVLWNKTRFGKNIFAIGGNPEAAKVSGVNVALNLLMIYALSGVFYAFGGMLEAGRIGSATNNLGFMYELDAIAACVVGGVSFSGGVGTVFGVVTGVIIFTVINYGLTYIGVNPYWQYIIKGGIIIFAVALDSLKYARKK; encoded by the coding sequence ATGAGTGCGTTAAATAAAAAAAGCTTTCTCACTTATCTGAAAGAGGGCGGTATTTACGTCGTTCTTTTAGTGTTACTGGCCATTATTATTTTCCAGGATCCAACCTTCTTAAGCCTGCTGAACTTAAGTAACATTCTTACCCAGTCCTCAGTGCGTATTATCATCGCGCTGGGCGTGGCAGGGCTGATCGTCACCCAGGGTACTGACCTGTCGGCTGGTCGTCAGGTCGGTCTGGCGGCGGTGGTCGCGGCGACGCTGTTGCAGTCGATGGAGAACGCCAACAAGGTGTTCCCGGAAATGGCGACCATGCCGATTATTGCTGTTGTGGCTATCGTCTGCGTGATTGGCGCGATCATCGGCCTTATCAACGGCATTATCATTGCGTACCTGAACGTAACGCCGTTTATCACCACCCTCGGCACCATGATCATCGTGTACGGCATCAACTCCCTGTACTACGACTTCGTGGGCGCGTCGCCGATTTCCGGCTTTGACAGCGGCTTCTCGACCTTTACCCAGGGCTTTGTGGCGCTCGGCACCTTCCGTCTGTCCTACATCACCTTCTACGCGCTGATCGCCGTGGCCTTCGTCTGGGTGCTGTGGAACAAAACCCGCTTCGGCAAAAACATTTTTGCTATCGGCGGCAACCCGGAAGCGGCAAAAGTCTCCGGCGTGAACGTGGCGCTGAACCTGCTGATGATCTATGCCCTGTCCGGCGTGTTCTACGCCTTCGGCGGGATGCTGGAAGCGGGGCGTATCGGCTCTGCAACCAACAACCTCGGCTTTATGTATGAGCTGGACGCCATCGCAGCCTGCGTGGTGGGCGGCGTCTCCTTCAGCGGCGGCGTGGGTACGGTGTTTGGCGTGGTGACCGGTGTGATCATCTTTACCGTCATCAACTATGGCCTGACCTATATCGGCGTGAACCCGTACTGGCAGTACATTATTAAAGGCGGCATCATCATCTTCGCCGTGGCGCTGGACTCCCTGAAGTACGCGCGCAAAAAATAA
- the dusC gene encoding tRNA dihydrouridine(16) synthase DusC, translating into MRVLLAPMEGVLDSLVRELLTSVNDYDHCITEFLRVVDQLLPVKSFYKICPELQHQSRTPSGTPVRVQLLGQYPQWLAENAARAVELGSWGVDLNCGCPSRLVNGSGGGATLLKDPDLIYRGAKAMREAVPAHLPMTVKIRLGWDSGDKQFEIADAVQQAGASELVVHGRTKEDGYKAERINWAAIGEIRKRLTIPVVANGEIWDWQSAQDCMAATGCDAVMIGRGALNVPNLSRVVKYNAPRMPWPEVVQLLQRYSQLEKQGDTGLYHVARIKQWLGYLRKEYAEATALFEQVRILKHSAAIAAAIDSVAL; encoded by the coding sequence ATGCGTGTATTACTGGCTCCGATGGAAGGCGTGCTCGATTCGCTGGTGCGTGAGCTGCTGACCAGCGTGAACGATTACGATCACTGCATCACCGAATTTTTGCGCGTGGTCGATCAGCTACTGCCGGTAAAATCCTTCTATAAAATCTGTCCGGAATTACAGCATCAAAGCCGTACCCCCAGCGGCACGCCGGTGCGCGTGCAGTTACTGGGACAATACCCGCAATGGCTGGCGGAAAACGCCGCCCGCGCCGTCGAACTGGGCTCCTGGGGCGTCGATCTCAACTGCGGCTGCCCGTCGCGGCTGGTGAACGGCAGCGGCGGCGGGGCCACCTTACTGAAAGATCCTGACCTCATTTACCGGGGCGCAAAAGCGATGCGCGAAGCGGTGCCTGCGCATCTGCCGATGACGGTAAAAATCCGTCTCGGCTGGGATTCCGGCGATAAACAGTTTGAAATCGCCGATGCCGTGCAGCAGGCAGGGGCCAGCGAGCTGGTGGTGCATGGCCGTACCAAAGAAGACGGCTACAAAGCCGAGCGCATCAACTGGGCGGCGATTGGCGAGATCCGCAAACGCCTGACCATCCCGGTGGTGGCTAACGGTGAGATCTGGGACTGGCAAAGCGCGCAGGATTGCATGGCGGCAACGGGCTGCGATGCGGTGATGATTGGCCGCGGGGCGCTCAATGTGCCGAACTTAAGCCGGGTGGTGAAATACAACGCGCCGCGCATGCCGTGGCCGGAAGTGGTGCAACTGTTGCAGCGCTACAGCCAGCTTGAGAAGCAGGGCGATACCGGGCTGTATCACGTGGCGCGTATCAAGCAGTGGTTAGGATATTTACGTAAAGAATATGCTGAAGCCACCGCGCTCTTTGAACAGGTGCGCATCCTGAAACATTCGGCCGCCATTGCGGCGGCGATAGATTCAGTAGCTTTATAA
- a CDS encoding SDR family oxidoreductase: MVSTNKVAIVTASDSGIGKQCALVLAKQGFDIGITWHSDEEGAKATAKEVEALGRRAEHVHLDLGNLPEGAEAINTLIERFGRIDALVNNAGAMSKAPFLEVAFDDWRKVFTVDVDGAFLCSQIAARKMAEQGQGGRIVNITSVHEHTPLPEASAYTAAKHALGGLTKSMALELVDHRILVNAVAPGAIATPMNDMDDEDAKDGSLPIVPLTRPGKTQEIASLVGWLCSEESSYTTGQSFIVDGGFMLANPQFNAK; the protein is encoded by the coding sequence ATGGTTTCGACGAATAAAGTTGCCATCGTTACGGCGTCAGATTCAGGTATCGGCAAACAGTGCGCGCTGGTGCTGGCTAAGCAGGGCTTCGATATTGGTATTACCTGGCATTCCGATGAGGAAGGCGCCAAAGCCACCGCTAAGGAAGTGGAGGCGCTGGGGCGACGCGCAGAACATGTGCACCTTGATCTGGGAAACCTGCCGGAAGGTGCAGAGGCCATCAACACGCTGATCGAACGTTTCGGTCGTATTGATGCGCTGGTGAATAACGCCGGGGCGATGAGTAAAGCGCCCTTCCTTGAAGTGGCGTTTGACGACTGGCGTAAGGTGTTTACCGTTGATGTCGATGGCGCGTTTCTGTGCTCGCAAATCGCCGCGCGCAAAATGGCGGAGCAGGGACAGGGCGGGCGCATCGTGAATATCACTTCAGTGCATGAACACACCCCGCTGCCGGAAGCCAGCGCCTACACCGCCGCCAAACATGCACTGGGCGGGCTGACCAAATCCATGGCGCTGGAGCTGGTGGATCACCGTATTCTGGTTAATGCCGTCGCCCCTGGCGCTATCGCCACGCCAATGAACGATATGGACGACGAAGACGCCAAAGACGGCTCGCTGCCGATTGTCCCCCTGACCCGCCCTGGTAAAACCCAGGAGATCGCAAGCCTGGTGGGCTGGCTGTGCTCGGAAGAGTCGAGCTACACCACCGGCCAGTCGTTTATCGTCGATGGCGGCTTTATGCTGGCGAACCCGCAGTTCAACGCAAAATAA
- the cdd gene encoding cytidine deaminase produces the protein MHSRFHAAFASLAADLQSALAPVLADEHFPALLTAEQVAMLKNATRLDEDALAFALLPLAAACARTPVSHFNVGAIARGVSGTWYFGGNMEFIGATMQQTVHAEQSAISHAWLRGEKSLASVTVNYTPCGHCRQFMNELNSGLSLRINLPGRDPHTLADYLPDAFGPKDLEIKTLLMDEENHGFAVTGDALTQAAITAANQSHAPYSQAPAGLALECRDGTVFSGRYAENAAFNPSLPPLQGALNLLSLNGYDYPDIQRAVLAEKADATLTQWDATAATLKALGCQNIDRVLLA, from the coding sequence ATGCATTCACGTTTTCACGCTGCTTTCGCAAGTCTCGCGGCGGATCTGCAATCCGCGCTGGCGCCGGTTCTGGCGGATGAGCACTTCCCTGCCCTGCTGACCGCGGAGCAGGTCGCCATGCTTAAAAACGCAACGCGACTGGACGAAGACGCACTGGCTTTCGCGCTGTTACCCCTCGCCGCGGCCTGCGCACGCACGCCGGTGTCGCATTTTAACGTCGGCGCTATTGCCCGCGGCGTCAGCGGCACCTGGTATTTTGGCGGCAATATGGAATTTATCGGCGCGACCATGCAGCAAACGGTGCATGCCGAGCAGAGCGCCATCAGCCATGCCTGGCTGCGCGGCGAAAAATCTCTCGCGTCTGTCACCGTTAACTACACCCCTTGCGGTCACTGCCGTCAGTTTATGAACGAGCTGAACAGCGGTCTGTCACTGCGTATTAACCTGCCGGGGCGCGATCCCCATACGCTGGCCGATTACCTGCCGGATGCCTTCGGGCCGAAGGATCTGGAGATTAAAACGCTGCTGATGGACGAAGAAAATCACGGCTTTGCCGTTACCGGCGATGCGCTGACGCAGGCAGCCATTACTGCGGCGAACCAGAGTCATGCGCCTTACAGTCAGGCTCCGGCCGGGCTGGCGCTGGAGTGTCGCGACGGCACGGTATTCTCCGGCCGTTACGCCGAGAACGCCGCCTTTAACCCGTCGCTGCCGCCGTTGCAGGGCGCGCTGAACCTGCTCAGCCTGAATGGTTATGATTACCCGGACATTCAGCGCGCGGTGCTGGCCGAAAAAGCCGATGCGACCCTGACCCAGTGGGACGCCACCGCCGCCACGCTGAAAGCCCTGGGCTGCCAGAATATCGATCGCGTACTGCTGGCCTGA
- the yohP gene encoding small membrane protein YohP — MKILLWAVLIIFLIGLLVVTGVFKMIF; from the coding sequence ATGAAAATTTTACTATGGGCGGTTTTGATTATTTTTCTGATTGGGCTGTTGGTGGTGACCGGCGTGTTTAAAATGATTTTCTGA
- a CDS encoding DUF421 domain-containing protein, whose product MDMVLRAIAIYLILVVVFKIAGRRALLQMTSFDLILLLIISEATQQALLGNDFSVTGAALTIITLVVVDILFGLLKKYLPSVEAAIDGTPVILVENGRLLEAKMKKADISCADIIVSARNNHGIDKLSDIKFAILEQNGHISIIPLSESS is encoded by the coding sequence ATGGATATGGTTTTAAGAGCGATTGCTATCTATCTGATCCTGGTGGTGGTCTTCAAGATCGCCGGACGGCGGGCGCTGCTGCAAATGACCTCGTTTGATTTGATTTTACTGCTCATCATCAGCGAAGCGACCCAGCAGGCGCTGCTCGGTAATGACTTTTCCGTGACTGGGGCGGCCCTGACCATCATTACGCTGGTGGTGGTGGACATTCTGTTTGGCTTACTGAAAAAATATCTGCCGTCCGTGGAAGCGGCTATTGACGGTACGCCGGTGATCCTCGTCGAAAACGGGCGACTGCTGGAAGCGAAAATGAAGAAAGCAGATATTTCCTGTGCTGATATTATAGTGTCCGCCCGCAATAACCACGGCATTGATAAGTTGTCGGATATTAAATTCGCTATTCTTGAACAAAACGGGCACATCTCGATTATTCCGCTGTCAGAGTCTTCATAA